From the genome of Nocardia mangyaensis:
CAGCATTGCGCGCATCGGCACACTCCTTTGTGTTACTGCTAGATACAGTAACACCGCGTATCAGTGACCGCGAGTGTTGCCGAGCGGAAATTTCCGGGCTGCTACCAGCGTGGGCCGCGCTGTACCTCGTCGACCTTGGGACGCACATCGGCCAGGTAGACCCCGGTCGCCACGATCGCGATGATCGCCAGCAGCAGGAATCCGCCCGCCGCGAGCAGCAGGCACAGCAGCGCGCCGCCCAGGATTCCCAGCCAGATCGGTTTGGTCATCTTGTCCACCGCGGTGAAGGCATCCGGGCGCTGCCGCACGGCATGGATCAACGCGAACACCGTCGCGCCGAAGGCAGCCAGCCACAGGACCAGCATGATCAGCGATGTCACTCCACCCACAAAGTTCACACCCCCATGATACGAACAGCGGCCCCGGACACGAGTCGTGTCCGGGGCCGCCGGTTCGAGCGGTGGTGCTCTACGCCTTCTTCGGCGCGGCCTTCTTGGCCGGAGCCTTCTTGGCCGGAGCCTTCTTGGCGGCGGGAGCCTTGGCCGTAGCCGGCTCGGTGGTGACGGCGACGACCTCGGCCTCGACGACGGCCTCGACCTTCTCGGCGGCGGCCTCGGCCTCGGCCTTGCCACGGCCGATCAGGTCGGTGACCTTGGCCAGGGCATCCTCGGCGCGGGCGGACGCGTCCTTGTACAGGGACTCGACCCGGCTGATCTGCTCGTCGACGGCCTCGTTGGTACGCAGCCGGTCGACGGTCTCCTCACCGCGGACGGCGAGGTCGGCGTAGATGTCGAGCGCCTGGCGGTAGTACTGCTCGGCGATCTTGCGCAGTTCCTCCGGGGTGAACTTCTCGCGCAGCTCGGCGAGGTCCTCCGGCAGCTCCGAGGGCAGGCCGGACAGGCGCTCACGGAGGGTGTCGAACTGAGCCTGCACATCGGCGGGCACGTTCGCGAAGCGCTCGCGGGCCTCGTCGACGCGGGCCTTGGCATCGGTGGTGGTGACGCGCTCGCGGACGTCGGCGACGACGTCGTTCACGGCGGCGTAGAGGGCATCGCCCGCGCCGACGGTGGCGAACAGCGGCTTGGTCACGGTTGCGGTCTTCTCGGTCATCAGTCTTCGTTCTCCTGGCGTGGCGGAGTGTCAGTTGTCGTGAACGAAACGTCGCTGTCCCGTTCGATCCCCCCTGAGCCGGTTTCTTCCCCGTTTTCCCGGCGAAACGACTCATAGATTTCCAGCAACACCTGTTTCTGCCGCTCGGTCACCGAAGTGTCGGCGAGCAGGGCGTCCCTGACCGGGCTGTGCGGACGCTGTTCGAGATATCCGGCCCGCACATACAACACCTCCGAGGACACACGCAGCGCCTTGGCGATTTGCGCGAGCACTTCGGCGGAGGGGTTGCGCAATCCGCGTTCGATCTGGCTCAGGTACGGATTGCTGACCCCCGCCAGGGCGGCGAGCTGACGTAAGGACACCTGCGCAGCTTCACGCTGGGACCTGATGAACCCTCCGATATCTTGAGCCGCGTGCGCTACACGACCCTCGGGCTGGTCTGCCATCACTCACCTTCTGGCGGTTGTACGGTCAATGATAAATCAGGGTGCTAACTATTGCAAGCACTCCTGTTAGCACGGGCTCGACGACGGACCGAGCTCAGTGGAACAGCAGGTCCGAGAGGGTGTAGATGGTGAGTCCGGCGAGCGAGCCGACCACCGTGCCGTTGATCCTGATGAACTGCAGATCCCGGCCGACCTGCAGTTCGATCTTGCGGCTCGCCTCGTCGGCGTCCCAGCGCGCGACCGTATCGGTCACCAGGGTCGAGATCTCGGCCGAGTAGTTCCCGACCAGATAGCGAGCGCCGCGGTCGATCCAGCCGTCCACCTTGCCGCGCATCGCCGGGTCGTCGCGCAGTCGTTCACCCAGCTGCTGCACATTCTCGGCCACCTTGCGGCGCAACGTGGAATCGGGGTCCTCGGCGGACTCCAGAATCAGCCGCTTGGCCGCGCGCCACGTCGCCTCGGCCATGCCGGTGATCTGCTCTCGGCCCATGATCTCGGCCTTGACCTTCTCGGCCTTGGCGATCATCGCCTCGTCGTGCTGCAGGTCGTCGGCGAAGTCCTGCAGGAAGCGATCGGCGGCCTTGCGCAGTTCGTGATCGGGATTGGAGCGCACCTTCCAGGTGAACTCGACCAGCTCCCGGTAGATCCGCTCCGAGAGCAAGGTGTTGACGAATTTCGGCGCCCACTGCGGCGCGTCGCGCAGCACGATCTTGTCGATCGTCTCCTGCGAACCCAGCGCCCACTGATGGGCGCGCTCGGCCAGCAGATCGATCAGCGGCAACTGCCGGTTGTCGGCGATCAGTTCCGAGAGCACCCGGCCCAGCGGCGGGCCCCACAGCGGTTCGGCGATCCGCTTGACGATGGTGTTGTCGATGATCTGCTCGACATCCTCGTCGCGCAGCACGCCGACCACCGCGGTCAGGATCGTCGAACTCTCCTGCGCCACCCGCGCCGCGTGCCCGGGCTCGGCCATCCACCGACCCACCCGCAGCGAGATCTGCGCGGACTCGAGTCGAGCCGAGACCACGTCGGGCGCGAGGAAGTTGGTCCCGACGAAGGCGCCGAGACTCTCGCCGAGCTGGTCCTTCTTCTTCCGGATGATCGCGGTGTGCGGAATCGGCAGCCCGAGCGGGTGCTTGAACAGCGCGGTCACCGCGAACCAGTCGGCCAGCGCGCCGACCATGCCGGCTTCCGAGGCCGCGCGCACATAACCGACCCACTCGCCACCGCCACCACGTGATTCCAGCCAGCGGCAGAACAGATACACCAGGGAGGCGACCAGCAGGAAGCTGGTGGCCAGAGCTTTCATCTTGAACAGGTCGCGCTTCTTGCCCGCCTCGTCGGTCAGATCCGCGAATCCCGCGGGTTGCGCCGCGGGCGCGGAGCGCGGTGCGAGAACCGCCGTGGTGCCGGGAGCTTTCTCCATAGCCACCATTCTGCTGTGCGCGCCGCGACAACGCCGCCACCGCACGCGGCAAACACGCAAACCGGGTGGTTTGGCATACGCGCGCGTAAGCATCCGAGTGTGGTAAATGCCCCAACGTCGCCCAAACGAGCGACGCCCCACAGCAGCGGGCCTAAGCTGTGTCAAGAGCAAACGCCAACATCGATCACAAGGGGGCTGTTCTGTCCACCGAAGACCTTGTCGAGATCGGCGAGAAGACCGGCCGAGGTCCCGCCGTCCGCGGCGGCGGCCCTGTCGACGGCCGCAAACGGCGGTGGCGCCAGCACAAGATCGACCGGCGCGAGGAGCTCGTCGACGGCACCCTCAACGCCATCCGCGCCCGTGGCAGTCAGGCGGGCATGGACGAGATCGCCACCGAGATCGGCGTGTCCAAGACCGTCCTGTACCGCTACTTCGCGGACAAGAACGACCTGGTGCACGCCACCATGCAGCGATTCATCGAGACCACGCTGCTGCCGCGCGTGTACGGCGCGATCAGCCTCGACGCCGACGAGTACCAGCTGGTGCGCGCGGCGATGACCGAATACGTGGGCACCGTCGACGACGACCCCGAGGTCTACCGGTTCATCATGAGCAACAGTGCGGGCGACAAGTCCTCGCTGGCGGAGTTCGAGCGGCTGTTCGCCGAAGTGGTCACCACGGTGCTGATCGACCGCGCCGGCGGCAAGGGCGTGCGCACCGATGGCGCGATGCTGTGGTCGTACGTGCTGGTCGGGGGCATCCAGCTGGCCACCCACTGGTGGACCACCACCGACAAGGCCATGCCGCGCCAGGACGTCATCGACTACCTGACGATGATGGCGTGGAGCGCGATCGAGGGCGTCGCCAGGGCGGGCGGCTCGCCCGAACTGTTCAACGCCGAGAGCCACCCGCTTCCGGAAATCCCCGTACAGCCCTCCTGAACTGCGTTTTTCGGCGTTCGGCGGGAGCCGGGCTCGACATCGTGGCGCGGTTGGCTACGCTGAACCGGGCGGGACGCTGTGGCTTGCGTCACCGCAGGGGCGGCCGTGTGCCGCCGTGCGCGTCGGCACCAACGGAGGTACCTCGATGGCGAAGAACGTGCCGACATCCCGGCTTGCCCGTGGGACGAAGCTGGGAGCGGTGGCGGCCAGTTCGGTCATCCGCTCGAAGAAGACCAGACTCTCGATGCGCGGACGGTCCGAGGCCGTGCGCGCGCGGATGGCCGAGGAGTCGATGATCCGCACCACCGAACAGGTGGTCATGGTGCTGGGCACCATGAAGGGCGTCGCGATGAAGCTGGGCCAGATGATGTCGGTCCTCGACCTGGACCTGGTGCCCGAGGACCATCGCGAGCGGTTCCAGCAGCGCCTCGCCGTGCTGCGCAACGCGGCACCCACGGTGTCGTTCGAATCCATGCGCGCGGTGATCGAGCAGGATTTCGGCGCTCCGCTGGCCGAGGTGTTCGCCGAGTTCGATCCCGAACCCATCGCCGCGGCCTCGATCGGCCAGGTGTACCGGGCCACCCTGCCCGACGGTCGCGCCGTCGCGGTGAAGGTGCAGTACCCCGGTGTCGACGCCGCCGTGCGCGCGGATCTGAAGAATCTCACCATGTTCCGCCGGGTGCTGGCCTCGGCGATGCCGTGGATCACCCCCGCGGTGCTCGACGAGCTGAAGCTGAACATGGAGAGCGAACTCGACTACCAGGCCGAGGCCGCGACCCAGACCGAGATCGCGCACCTGTACCGCGACCACCCGTTCATCGTGGTGCCGAACGCGGTGCCGGAGCTGTCGACCACCCGGGTGCTGGTCAGCGAGTTCGTCGAGGGCACCGGCTTCGACGAGATCCGGCATATGCCAGCTGCCGAGCGCGACCGGGTCGGCGAGATCATCTACCGCTTCTACGTCGGCTCGCTGTTCACCTTCAACGAGTTCTGCGGCGACCCGCATCCGGGCAATGTGCTGCTGGCCCGCGACGGCCGAGTGGCCTTCCTCGACTTCGGCCTGTTCAACCGGATGGACCCGAAGCTGGTGCATTTCGAGACGCTGTGCCTGCGAGCGGCCGCCGAGGATCGCGCGGAAGACCTGCGCCAGCTGATGATCGAACGCGGCGTGATCGATTCGCCGGAGGAGATCGGCGCCGAGGAATGTCTCGAGTACGTGCTCGCGGCCTCGGAGTGGTGTCTGGTCGACGAGGAACTCACCATCACCCCGGAACTGGCCAGCGGCGCGTTCCTGCTCGCGGTCGACCCGCGTGCCAGCGAGTTCACCGGCATGAAGCAGCAGAACCTGCCGCCCGAGCATCTGTTCTCCCGTCGCGCCGACTTCCTCACCTTCGGTATGCTCGGCCAGCTCGAGTGCACTGCCAACTGGCATCTGATCGCCCGGGAATGGCTCTACGACGAGCCGCCGGTCACCGAACTCGGCCTCGCCCACCGCGAATGGCTGAGCACCCACCCGCCGAAACCGGCGAAGAAGACCCGTTCCCGCAAGACGAGCACCCGATGAAAGGCACGCCATGCCCGTGAGTCCTGAGCACCGCGAGTTCGACCTGACCCTGTTCGGCGCCACGGGCTTCGTCGGCAAACTCACCGCCGAGTACCTGCTCACCGCCGCGCCGGCGGGCGCGCGGATCGCGCTGGCCGGTCGCTCGGCCGACAAGCTCGCCGCCGTGCGCGCCGAGCTGGGCCCGGCCGCGGCGAACTGGGAACTGGTCGTGGCCGATTCGACCGACCAGCCCTCCCTGGTCGCGCTGGCCGAGCGGACGAAGGTCGTGGTCACCACGGTCGGCCCGTACCTGCGCTACGGCCTGCCGCTGCTGGGCGCGTGCGCCGCCGCGGGCACCCACTACGCCGATCTCACCGGTGAGCCGCTGTTCATCCACGACGCCATCGAGCAGTTCGAGCAGTCCGCGATCGACTCCGGCGCCAAGATCGTGAATTCCTGTGGCTACGACTCGATTCCGTCGGATCTGAGCGTCTACGAGATCTATCGCGCGACCGTCGCCGACGACACCGGCGAGCTCGAGGACACCACCCTCGTCGCCTACCTCAAGGGCGGCATGAGCGGCGGCACCATCGATTCCGGTCGGGCCATGATGGAGGACGTCGCCAGCGATTCCACGCGCGGCAAGATCCTGGCCCACCCGTACTCGCTGAGCCCGGACCGCTCGATGGAGCCCGAGGTGGGCCGCCAGTCCGATCAGGCGCTCTCACGCGCCGAGAACATCGATCCCAGCCTCGACGGCTGGGTCACCACCTTCATCATGGCCTCGCACAACACCAAGGTCGTGCGCCGCTCCAACGGCCTGCTCGGCTGGGCCTACGGCAAGCAGTTCCGCTACCGCGAGGTGATGAACGCGGGCCGCTCGACCGCCGCACCGCTGGTCGCCGCGGGGATCGCGGGCGGCATCGTGGCCGGCATGGCCTCGGGTGCGGTGCTGTCGCGGGTGTCGCTCGGTCGCAAGCTGCTCGACCGGATCCTGCCCAAGCCCGGCACCGGCCCCAGCGAAAAGGCCCGTCGCAGTGGCTGGTTCACCATGAGGACCTTCGCCCGCACCAGCTCCGGCGCCAAGTATCAGGCCACGTTCTCGGGCACCGGTGACCCCGGCTACCAGGCCACCGCGGTGCTGCTCGGCCAGAGCGGGCTGTCACTGGCTTTCGACGAACTCCCCCAGCGCGCGGGCATTCTCACCCCCGCCACCGCGATGGGCGAGGCGCTCACCGAGCGGCTGCGCGGCGCGGGCATGACCATCGAGGTCACCCGGCAGTGAATCTCGCCCGCAAGACCATGAACGCCCCCGCGTTGGCCGCCGTGTACGAACACGCCTGGCGGCCGACGCTGTTCTACCTGGCCAGCGGACGCACCACCGGTGACGACCGCCGCGACGCGGTCGACACCCTGCGCCTCGACGGCGAACAGAAGGTGCTCGACCTCGCTTGCGGCCCCGGCAATTTCACCCGCCACCTCAGCGACCACCTCACCGGCGACGGCTACGTCACTGGTCTGGACTACTCCGAACCCATGCTGGCCAAGGCCGCCGCCGACAACTCCGGCCCCCGCGTCGGCTACGTCCGCGGCGACGCTCGCACCCTGCCCTTCGCCGACGGAACCTTCGACGCCGTCTGCTGTTTCGGCGCCCTCTACCTGATCCCCGACCCGATCACCGCCACCCGGGAGATGATCCGCGTCCTCGCCCCCGGCGGCCGCATCGCCATCACCACCAGCTACCGCGACGACAACCTCTTCGGTCGGGCCACCACCCTCGCCGCGAGCATCAGTGGCCTGCGCCTGTTCGACCGCGACACCTTCCCGCGGTTGTTCGCCGAGTCCGGGCTCACCGAGATTCACCAGCGCGTGCACCGATTCATGCAGTACGTCGACGCCACGAAAGCGTGATCACGCTGCTGTCGGGCGCGGCCTGGCGGGTGCGGCGATAGCCGGGCGGTAGCGTTTCGCGGCATGGACGCGGTGAACTCGGTGGTCGTCGATATCAACGACGTGTTGTGGAGCTGGTTGCTGATTCCGCTGGTGATCGGCGCCGGACTGTACTTCACGGTGCGCAGTGGGGTCGTGCAGTTGCGGATGATCCCGGAGATGTTCCGGGCGGTCGCCGAGAAGGGCCCGGTCGCCGCTGACGGGAAGCGCTCGGTCTCGGCGTTCGGTGCGTTCAGCATCTCGGCGGCGGCGCGGGTCGGCACCGGCAACATCGCCGGCGTCGCCACCGCGATCAGTGTGGGCGGACCGGGCGCGGTGTTCTGGATGTGGGCGATGGCCACCCTCGGCGCGGCCTCGGCATTCGTGGAATCGACGCTCGCCCAGCTGTACAAGCGGCCCGAGCACGAGCCGGGCACCTTCCGCGGCGGACCCGCCTACTACATGGAACACGGCCTGCGGCGACGCTGGCAGGGCATGATCTTCGCGGTCATCATCACGGTGACCTTCGGTTTCGTGTTCAACGCGGTGCAGTCGAACACCATCGTGGCCACCGGCCGAGCCACCCTGTCGGCGCTGGACGGCGACTGGTTCGCCCCGCTGATCGGGCTGTGCCTGAGTACCCTGCTCGGCCTGGTGATCTTCGGTGGGGTCCGCCGGATCAGCCACATCACCGAGGTACTCGTCCCGGTGATGGCGATGGTGTATCTGCTGCTCGGTATCGCGGTGGTAGCGCTCAACATCGGCGACCTGCCCCGGGTGGTGGCCGATATCGTGGGCGGGGCGTTCGGGCTGCGCGAGGTGGTCGGCGGCGGGATCGGCGTCGCCATCGCGCAGGGCATCCGTCGCGGCATGTTCTCCAACGAGGCCGGTCTCGGCTCCTCACCGAACGCCGCCGCGGCCGCCGATGTCTCCCATCCGGTCAAGCAGGGGCTGGTGCAGTCGCTCGGCGTCTACTTCGACACCCTGCTCATCTGCTCGATCACCGCGTTCATCATCTTGACCAGCCACCCCGATCTGTCCGAGCGGCGCGGCGCCGACCTCACCCAGAGCGCGCTCCAGGCCACGCTGGGCACGTGGGCCGGCCACGTCCTCACCGCGGTCGTGTTCATGCTCGCCTTCAGCTCGATGATCGGAAACTTCTACTACGGCCGAACCAATATCGAGTTCATCACCGACAAGCCGCAGGTGCTCACCGCGTTCCGGGTTCTGGTGCTGCTGGCCGTCTTCGGCGGCGCGCTCGGTTCGGTGAGCCTGGTCTGGAACCTGGCCGACGTGTTCATGGGTGTGATGGCGCTGGTCAACCTGACCGCGATCATCCCGCTCGGCGTCATCGCGTTCCGGCTGCTCGCCGACTATCGCGCGCAGCGCAAGGCCGGCGTCGATCCGGTGTACGTGCACCGCCCCGAGATCGCCGACCCCGCCGGGGTAGCCTGCTGGCAGACAACGATTGCGTCGAGCTTGCCGACCGACCGCCCGCAGTAGTGGTAGGCATGGGAAATGGCGAAACACTGGGCCGAGCCCGCTGTCACCGCGCTGCGCGCGAACGGTCAGCGGGTGGCCGATCTCGACACCTCCAGCACTCCCGGCTTCACCGGCGGCAAGCGGGAGGGCAAGGAACTGCTCGCCGAACGCGCCACGGTGCTCTCGGACCTGCAGGAGAAGCTGTTCGCCCACGGGCGCACCGGAGGCACCCGCAGTGTGCTGTTGGTGTTGCAGGGCATGGACACCGCGGGCAAGGGCGGCATCGTGCGCCACGTCATCGGTTCGGTCGACCCGCAGGGTGTCGATCACGCGTCCTTCGGCGTGCCGACCCCGGAGGAACTGCAACACGACTTCCTGTGGCGCATCCGCAAGCGGCTGCCCGCGCACGGCCAGATCGGCGTGTTCGACCGGTCGCATTACGAGGACGTGCTGGTGGTGCGGGTGCACGAACTGGTGCCCCAGCGGGAGTGGGAACCCCGCTACGACCTGATCAACGAGTTCGAACGCGAGGTCAGCGAGAACGGGACGATGATCATCAAGGTCGCCATGTTCGTCTCGCTCGAGGAACAGAAGCGCAGGCTGCGCGAGCGCCTCGAGCGCCCCGACAAGTACTGGAAGTTCAACCCCTCCGACATCTCCGAACGCGCCTACTGGCCCGAGTACCAGAAAGCCTACGAGACGCTCCTTGACCGCACGAACACCGATTACGCGCCCTGGTACGTGCTGCCCGCCGACAACAAGTGGTACTCGCGCCTCGCGGTCACCGAGCTGTTGATCGACGCGCTGACAGGTCTGAATCTGGACTGGCCGCCCGCCGATTTCGACGTCGCCGAGCAGTTGCGCAGGCTCGACGAGTCCTGACGGCGATCTTTTTCGGAAACTCTCAGGTTCGGCCCGCATGATGTCTCCGGTGGGGAGACGACGAACGAAAGGCGTGAGACGACGGTGAGCACCGGGAAGAACCCGCTGGCCAAAGCCGAGGCGGCCGACAAGAAGCGCAAGATCGCGATCCAGGTCGGTGTCACCGCGGTACTGGTGGCGCTGGTCGCCGCGATCGGCATCGGCATCGCGATGAACAGGTCGTCCGAGCCCGAGGTCAGCGCGGAGATCACGCCTCCCGTCGAGACACAGTTGTCGCCGGTCGGCGGCGCGGTCACCGAGACCGGCACCGTGCGGGTCGGCAACCCGGACGCGCCGGTGCAGGTCCGCGTCGTCGCCGATATGCAGTGCCCGGCCTGCCAGCAGTTCGAGACCGCCAATGGCGCCGCGCTCGCCGAGGCGACCGCCAACGGGACCGCGGTGGTCGAGTACCAGGTCATCTCGTTCCTCGACCGGGCCTCGAGCAACCAGTACTCCTCGCGGGCCGCGAACGCCTCCTTCTGCGTGGCGCAGTCCGGTACGGACAACTACCAGGACTGGCTGCAGTCGATGTTCGAGCGCCAGTCGGGCGAGGGCGGTGCGGGGCTGTCCAACGAGGAGCTGGTCCAGA
Proteins encoded in this window:
- a CDS encoding DUF2516 family protein, yielding MNFVGGVTSLIMLVLWLAAFGATVFALIHAVRQRPDAFTAVDKMTKPIWLGILGGALLCLLLAAGGFLLLAIIAIVATGVYLADVRPKVDEVQRGPRW
- a CDS encoding heparin-binding hemagglutinin; amino-acid sequence: MTEKTATVTKPLFATVGAGDALYAAVNDVVADVRERVTTTDAKARVDEARERFANVPADVQAQFDTLRERLSGLPSELPEDLAELREKFTPEELRKIAEQYYRQALDIYADLAVRGEETVDRLRTNEAVDEQISRVESLYKDASARAEDALAKVTDLIGRGKAEAEAAAEKVEAVVEAEVVAVTTEPATAKAPAAKKAPAKKAPAKKAAPKKA
- a CDS encoding helix-turn-helix domain-containing protein, with amino-acid sequence MADQPEGRVAHAAQDIGGFIRSQREAAQVSLRQLAALAGVSNPYLSQIERGLRNPSAEVLAQIAKALRVSSEVLYVRAGYLEQRPHSPVRDALLADTSVTERQKQVLLEIYESFRRENGEETGSGGIERDSDVSFTTTDTPPRQENED
- a CDS encoding DUF445 domain-containing protein; its protein translation is MEKAPGTTAVLAPRSAPAAQPAGFADLTDEAGKKRDLFKMKALATSFLLVASLVYLFCRWLESRGGGGEWVGYVRAASEAGMVGALADWFAVTALFKHPLGLPIPHTAIIRKKKDQLGESLGAFVGTNFLAPDVVSARLESAQISLRVGRWMAEPGHAARVAQESSTILTAVVGVLRDEDVEQIIDNTIVKRIAEPLWGPPLGRVLSELIADNRQLPLIDLLAERAHQWALGSQETIDKIVLRDAPQWAPKFVNTLLSERIYRELVEFTWKVRSNPDHELRKAADRFLQDFADDLQHDEAMIAKAEKVKAEIMGREQITGMAEATWRAAKRLILESAEDPDSTLRRKVAENVQQLGERLRDDPAMRGKVDGWIDRGARYLVGNYSAEISTLVTDTVARWDADEASRKIELQVGRDLQFIRINGTVVGSLAGLTIYTLSDLLFH
- a CDS encoding TetR/AcrR family transcriptional regulator — encoded protein: MGEKTGRGPAVRGGGPVDGRKRRWRQHKIDRREELVDGTLNAIRARGSQAGMDEIATEIGVSKTVLYRYFADKNDLVHATMQRFIETTLLPRVYGAISLDADEYQLVRAAMTEYVGTVDDDPEVYRFIMSNSAGDKSSLAEFERLFAEVVTTVLIDRAGGKGVRTDGAMLWSYVLVGGIQLATHWWTTTDKAMPRQDVIDYLTMMAWSAIEGVARAGGSPELFNAESHPLPEIPVQPS
- a CDS encoding ABC1 kinase family protein, whose product is MAKNVPTSRLARGTKLGAVAASSVIRSKKTRLSMRGRSEAVRARMAEESMIRTTEQVVMVLGTMKGVAMKLGQMMSVLDLDLVPEDHRERFQQRLAVLRNAAPTVSFESMRAVIEQDFGAPLAEVFAEFDPEPIAAASIGQVYRATLPDGRAVAVKVQYPGVDAAVRADLKNLTMFRRVLASAMPWITPAVLDELKLNMESELDYQAEAATQTEIAHLYRDHPFIVVPNAVPELSTTRVLVSEFVEGTGFDEIRHMPAAERDRVGEIIYRFYVGSLFTFNEFCGDPHPGNVLLARDGRVAFLDFGLFNRMDPKLVHFETLCLRAAAEDRAEDLRQLMIERGVIDSPEEIGAEECLEYVLAASEWCLVDEELTITPELASGAFLLAVDPRASEFTGMKQQNLPPEHLFSRRADFLTFGMLGQLECTANWHLIAREWLYDEPPVTELGLAHREWLSTHPPKPAKKTRSRKTSTR
- a CDS encoding saccharopine dehydrogenase family protein, yielding MPVSPEHREFDLTLFGATGFVGKLTAEYLLTAAPAGARIALAGRSADKLAAVRAELGPAAANWELVVADSTDQPSLVALAERTKVVVTTVGPYLRYGLPLLGACAAAGTHYADLTGEPLFIHDAIEQFEQSAIDSGAKIVNSCGYDSIPSDLSVYEIYRATVADDTGELEDTTLVAYLKGGMSGGTIDSGRAMMEDVASDSTRGKILAHPYSLSPDRSMEPEVGRQSDQALSRAENIDPSLDGWVTTFIMASHNTKVVRRSNGLLGWAYGKQFRYREVMNAGRSTAAPLVAAGIAGGIVAGMASGAVLSRVSLGRKLLDRILPKPGTGPSEKARRSGWFTMRTFARTSSGAKYQATFSGTGDPGYQATAVLLGQSGLSLAFDELPQRAGILTPATAMGEALTERLRGAGMTIEVTRQ
- a CDS encoding class I SAM-dependent methyltransferase, coding for MNLARKTMNAPALAAVYEHAWRPTLFYLASGRTTGDDRRDAVDTLRLDGEQKVLDLACGPGNFTRHLSDHLTGDGYVTGLDYSEPMLAKAAADNSGPRVGYVRGDARTLPFADGTFDAVCCFGALYLIPDPITATREMIRVLAPGGRIAITTSYRDDNLFGRATTLAASISGLRLFDRDTFPRLFAESGLTEIHQRVHRFMQYVDATKA
- a CDS encoding alanine/glycine:cation symporter family protein, whose amino-acid sequence is MDAVNSVVVDINDVLWSWLLIPLVIGAGLYFTVRSGVVQLRMIPEMFRAVAEKGPVAADGKRSVSAFGAFSISAAARVGTGNIAGVATAISVGGPGAVFWMWAMATLGAASAFVESTLAQLYKRPEHEPGTFRGGPAYYMEHGLRRRWQGMIFAVIITVTFGFVFNAVQSNTIVATGRATLSALDGDWFAPLIGLCLSTLLGLVIFGGVRRISHITEVLVPVMAMVYLLLGIAVVALNIGDLPRVVADIVGGAFGLREVVGGGIGVAIAQGIRRGMFSNEAGLGSSPNAAAAADVSHPVKQGLVQSLGVYFDTLLICSITAFIILTSHPDLSERRGADLTQSALQATLGTWAGHVLTAVVFMLAFSSMIGNFYYGRTNIEFITDKPQVLTAFRVLVLLAVFGGALGSVSLVWNLADVFMGVMALVNLTAIIPLGVIAFRLLADYRAQRKAGVDPVYVHRPEIADPAGVACWQTTIASSLPTDRPQ
- a CDS encoding polyphosphate kinase 2 family protein, translating into MAKHWAEPAVTALRANGQRVADLDTSSTPGFTGGKREGKELLAERATVLSDLQEKLFAHGRTGGTRSVLLVLQGMDTAGKGGIVRHVIGSVDPQGVDHASFGVPTPEELQHDFLWRIRKRLPAHGQIGVFDRSHYEDVLVVRVHELVPQREWEPRYDLINEFEREVSENGTMIIKVAMFVSLEEQKRRLRERLERPDKYWKFNPSDISERAYWPEYQKAYETLLDRTNTDYAPWYVLPADNKWYSRLAVTELLIDALTGLNLDWPPADFDVAEQLRRLDES
- a CDS encoding DsbA family protein, with amino-acid sequence MSTGKNPLAKAEAADKKRKIAIQVGVTAVLVALVAAIGIGIAMNRSSEPEVSAEITPPVETQLSPVGGAVTETGTVRVGNPDAPVQVRVVADMQCPACQQFETANGAALAEATANGTAVVEYQVISFLDRASSNQYSSRAANASFCVAQSGTDNYQDWLQSMFERQSGEGGAGLSNEELVQIANDAGYTDPAVTTCIVDRPYHDYVMAVTQETMAGGVESTPSVFVNGELNQTDALFTPNGLASVIADAAK